The Geobacter sp. genome has a window encoding:
- a CDS encoding DUF4382 domain-containing protein — MSSKILPLLKVSLVLGIVTLALLQFQGCGGGSGGSAATGTLNLSITDKMSDNFAHVVISIKEIRVVPAGREGAQDNDPGLPVVARFSTPRVIDVMQLQFVQQALGEVVLPAGTYSQIRLILEPNPNGQGQLPSNYLVLNSDLTTMIPLTTPSAQQSGLKILGPIEIKPGVINAVMIDFDPNTAIVDRGNGDYNLKPTGIRMVQMSGVLAQYGSISGTVTAFDRWSSATVSVKRRGSINDVDPIAAGRIFSNYTSGAWQAPFAAFVPGSATVSYKTFISSNGFQVYSSPAVTVTQGVTTDLGNIGLIKVP, encoded by the coding sequence ATGTCGAGCAAAATTTTACCACTCCTGAAAGTATCGCTGGTCCTGGGGATCGTAACATTAGCATTGCTGCAGTTTCAGGGGTGCGGTGGTGGCAGCGGCGGAAGTGCCGCTACGGGAACCCTGAACCTCTCCATCACTGACAAGATGAGCGACAACTTTGCCCATGTCGTCATCAGCATCAAGGAAATACGCGTTGTCCCTGCCGGCAGAGAAGGCGCCCAGGACAACGACCCCGGCCTCCCCGTAGTGGCACGATTCAGTACGCCGCGGGTCATTGACGTCATGCAGTTGCAGTTTGTGCAGCAGGCCTTGGGGGAGGTTGTCCTGCCCGCCGGCACCTACAGCCAGATTCGCCTGATTCTTGAGCCAAACCCCAATGGACAGGGACAGTTGCCGTCAAACTATCTTGTGCTGAACTCCGATCTCACCACCATGATTCCGTTGACGACCCCCAGTGCCCAGCAGTCCGGACTCAAAATCCTCGGCCCGATCGAGATCAAACCAGGGGTCATCAATGCGGTAATGATCGATTTTGACCCGAATACGGCCATTGTAGATCGTGGCAACGGCGACTATAACCTGAAGCCGACCGGCATCCGCATGGTCCAGATGTCCGGAGTGCTCGCCCAGTATGGCTCCATTTCAGGCACTGTTACCGCATTCGACCGGTGGTCCAGTGCCACCGTATCTGTCAAACGGCGCGGCTCGATCAACGATGTAGATCCCATCGCGGCAGGGAGAATCTTCAGCAACTACACCAGCGGCGCCTGGCAGGCTCCGTTTGCCGCGTTCGTACCCGGTTCCGCGACGGTATCCTACAAGACCTTCATCTCCTCCAACGGATTCCAGGTCTATTCCTCACCGGCCGTTACCGTTACCCAGGGAGTTACCACCGACCTCGGGAATATAGGGTTGATCAAGGTCCCCTGA
- a CDS encoding bacteriohemerythrin, with protein MPLTEWDPAYNIGIKEIDEHHQKLVELLNKTYDIILYSTKKRDIEQILKELIDYTNYHFAAEEHVMKENKCSGYRAHVNRHNEFKQQLNALYAGYHSGEAFVSTDVVLFLREWLLNHILKADIKIVSQVLPPHTSISGNSASFSGSGTRSDSP; from the coding sequence ATGCCGCTCACCGAATGGGACCCAGCGTATAACATTGGAATCAAGGAGATCGACGAACACCACCAGAAGCTCGTCGAACTGCTGAACAAAACCTACGACATCATCCTCTATTCAACGAAAAAGCGGGATATCGAACAGATCCTCAAGGAGTTGATAGACTATACGAACTATCATTTCGCCGCCGAAGAGCACGTCATGAAAGAAAACAAGTGCTCCGGCTACCGGGCCCATGTCAACAGGCACAACGAGTTCAAGCAGCAGTTGAATGCCCTCTATGCAGGCTACCATAGCGGTGAAGCGTTCGTTTCGACCGATGTAGTGCTGTTTCTCAGGGAATGGTTGTTAAATCACATCCTGAAGGCAGATATCAAGATTGTGTCACAGGTGCTTCCCCCTCACACCTCGATATCCGGCAACAGCGCCTCTTTCTCCGGCAGCGGCACGAGGAGCGATTCTCCGTAG
- a CDS encoding phosphoenolpyruvate carboxylase — protein MEHPDYFWLAASQQERLDEITTADDAVKEEPLRRDVRSLGRLLGTVIREQAGDRIFQTEEELRTLAISHRRLNQGQGEACLDFPGEQELSDRAREIVGQLSIADAGNIVKAFATYFELVNLAETNHRKRRQRAHWISQAPDKPGSIHGTFSRLQEAGIPADRVLELLGRIEVIPVFTAHPTDVARRVVHFKQRRIARELEKLDLLPLTDSEAMRAQDAILTEITALWQTDEVRRRKPTVLDEIKMGLDHYPDSLMEPLPALYSDIAAAFKAVYGHETGPTALPTMVRFGSWIGGDRDGNPFVTPATTHDALLHARQTILASYVASLEELRRLLTPSDCRAVIPTCIYEAVHRYEQIFGPHDQESETLPECEQYRRLAGFMLHRMRTTLRGGGDIGTVYATAGEFRADLQLIRECLTESGAERLARQLIDPLIRRVDTFGFHLHALDIRQHAQVHEQAAQELAAAGRDDAPSGSPSAGTIALLDTLTHLASYKKQFPAEAIRSYIISGTTSVRDIYQLVRIMELSGIAVKAAGDGSDPGIMPVPLFEFIEDLRNAPAICRELWQSPSYAPYLDSWGRCQEVMLGYSDSNKDGGMLTSSWEIYKSHRELHKVAEACGVRLRIFHGRGGTVGRGGGPTHRAIISRPPGAFSGSIKMTEQGEVITWKYSDPALAKRTLELMVAASLDALARPQLTATAPHADWEETVEHLSQAAFAYYREKIVDNPDIIPYFEQATPVLEFDLAKIGSRPARRTSGKGLADLRAIPWGFGWMQSRHVIPGWFGIGHAFERFIAEGPENLERLRDMMKNFPFFFDMVRNVELALSKVDLPLARLYAGLVADGALRERVFSLVVDEYQRTRRMILLVTGQERLLANHPDIERSLHLRNPYVDVLSLIQIELLQRKRSAGNDEDIDYVLAATISGIASGLRNTG, from the coding sequence ATGGAACATCCCGACTATTTCTGGCTGGCAGCCAGCCAGCAGGAACGACTGGACGAGATTACGACCGCAGATGATGCGGTCAAGGAGGAGCCGCTGCGCCGTGATGTGCGGTCGCTGGGTCGACTGCTCGGCACCGTGATCCGGGAACAAGCCGGAGACAGGATCTTTCAGACCGAGGAAGAGCTGAGGACCCTTGCCATCAGCCATCGCAGGCTCAATCAGGGCCAGGGGGAGGCCTGCCTCGATTTCCCCGGCGAGCAGGAGCTCTCAGACCGCGCCAGGGAGATCGTCGGCCAGCTTTCCATTGCCGATGCCGGGAATATTGTCAAGGCATTCGCCACCTACTTCGAACTGGTCAACCTTGCCGAAACCAACCATCGCAAGCGGCGACAGAGAGCACACTGGATTTCCCAGGCGCCGGACAAGCCGGGCTCCATCCACGGCACCTTCAGCCGCCTGCAGGAGGCCGGCATCCCAGCCGACCGGGTGCTGGAGCTTCTTGGCCGGATCGAGGTGATCCCGGTCTTCACGGCGCACCCCACAGACGTCGCCCGTCGGGTCGTCCACTTCAAGCAGCGGCGCATCGCGCGCGAGCTTGAGAAACTTGATCTCCTCCCGCTGACCGACAGCGAGGCAATGCGGGCTCAGGACGCCATCCTCACCGAAATCACCGCACTCTGGCAGACCGATGAGGTGCGTCGCCGGAAACCGACGGTGCTCGACGAGATCAAGATGGGGCTCGACCACTACCCCGACTCCCTCATGGAGCCGCTGCCGGCACTCTACAGCGATATCGCCGCCGCCTTTAAAGCGGTCTACGGCCATGAGACCGGGCCGACCGCGCTGCCGACCATGGTCCGTTTCGGCTCCTGGATCGGCGGTGACCGGGACGGCAACCCGTTCGTCACCCCGGCGACTACCCACGATGCACTGCTGCATGCCCGGCAGACGATCCTCGCCAGCTATGTTGCCTCCCTGGAAGAGCTGCGCCGCCTGCTCACCCCTTCGGACTGCAGAGCAGTCATCCCCACCTGCATCTATGAAGCGGTGCATCGCTATGAACAGATCTTCGGACCCCATGACCAGGAGAGCGAGACCCTGCCCGAATGCGAGCAGTACCGCCGCCTTGCCGGCTTCATGCTGCACCGGATGCGGACGACTCTGCGCGGAGGTGGCGACATCGGCACCGTCTATGCCACCGCCGGGGAATTTCGCGCCGATCTGCAGCTGATCCGCGAATGCCTGACCGAGAGCGGCGCCGAGCGGCTCGCGCGCCAGCTGATCGACCCGCTCATCCGCAGGGTCGATACCTTTGGCTTCCATCTCCATGCCCTCGACATCCGCCAGCACGCCCAGGTCCACGAACAGGCGGCTCAAGAACTCGCCGCTGCCGGCAGGGATGACGCCCCATCAGGAAGCCCTTCTGCCGGTACCATCGCCCTGCTGGACACCCTGACCCACCTCGCCTCCTACAAAAAACAATTCCCTGCCGAAGCGATCCGGAGCTACATCATCAGCGGCACGACATCTGTCCGGGACATCTACCAGCTCGTCCGCATCATGGAGCTGTCGGGCATCGCGGTCAAGGCCGCCGGCGACGGCAGTGATCCGGGGATCATGCCGGTGCCGCTGTTCGAGTTCATCGAAGACCTGCGCAACGCCCCGGCCATCTGCCGCGAGCTCTGGCAATCTCCGTCTTACGCCCCCTATCTCGATTCCTGGGGGAGGTGCCAGGAGGTGATGCTCGGCTATTCCGATTCGAACAAGGACGGCGGCATGCTGACCAGCTCCTGGGAGATCTACAAGTCGCACCGGGAGCTGCACAAGGTGGCGGAAGCATGCGGCGTGCGCCTGCGCATTTTCCACGGCCGGGGCGGCACCGTCGGCCGGGGAGGCGGGCCGACCCACCGCGCCATCATCTCCCGCCCTCCCGGCGCCTTTTCCGGTTCCATCAAGATGACCGAACAGGGAGAGGTCATCACCTGGAAGTATTCCGACCCTGCCCTGGCCAAGCGGACCCTGGAGCTGATGGTCGCGGCCTCCCTCGATGCCCTCGCCCGTCCGCAGCTGACTGCGACCGCACCGCACGCCGACTGGGAGGAGACCGTCGAGCATCTGTCGCAGGCCGCCTTCGCCTACTACCGGGAAAAGATCGTCGACAATCCCGATATCATCCCCTATTTCGAGCAGGCAACACCGGTCCTGGAATTTGATCTGGCAAAGATCGGTTCACGCCCGGCGCGGCGCACCTCCGGCAAGGGTCTGGCCGATCTGCGGGCAATCCCGTGGGGGTTCGGCTGGATGCAGAGCCGGCACGTCATTCCCGGATGGTTCGGCATCGGCCATGCGTTTGAGCGCTTTATCGCTGAAGGGCCGGAAAACCTCGAAAGACTGCGGGACATGATGAAGAACTTCCCCTTTTTCTTCGACATGGTCCGGAACGTCGAACTGGCGCTGTCCAAGGTAGACCTGCCGCTCGCCCGCCTCTATGCGGGGCTGGTCGCCGACGGGGCACTCCGGGAGCGGGTCTTCTCGCTGGTGGTCGACGAATATCAACGGACGCGGCGCATGATCCTCCTGGTCACCGGCCAGGAACGGCTGCTTGCGAATCACCCCGACATCGAGCGTTCGCTGCACCTGCGAAACCCCTACGTGGACGTGCTGAGCCTGATCCAGATCGAACTGCTGCAACGCAAGAGAAGCGCCGGCAACGACGAGGATATCGATTACGTGCTGGCAGCGACCATCAGCGGCATCGCCTCCGGGCTGCGCAACACCGGCTAA
- a CDS encoding EamA family transporter — MNRRTAVIFLFLAALCWSLGGVLIKGVAWHPMAISGVRSFIAAGMILLAFGLPRFTWSGPQIGGALAYAATAILFVISTKLTTAANAILLQYTAPAFAAVFGIRYLGEHPRRSDWIALAVVMAGMVLFFLDKLSLAGLWGNLAALTSGITFAWMALFLRKQKDGSPMESVLLGNLLAGLAGIPFMTGDLPDAGGWLRLAALGVVQLGMAYIFFTKAIRHVTAVESLLIPTVEPVLNPVWTMLFIGEVPGPLSLCGGAIIIAAVLARGLVPLFRYRPPGPGVAANGPSP; from the coding sequence ATGAACCGGCGCACCGCCGTCATCTTCCTCTTCCTGGCGGCGCTCTGCTGGAGCCTGGGAGGAGTGCTCATCAAGGGAGTCGCCTGGCACCCCATGGCGATCTCCGGGGTGCGCAGCTTCATTGCCGCCGGCATGATCCTGCTGGCCTTCGGCCTCCCCCGCTTCACCTGGTCCGGGCCGCAGATCGGCGGCGCCTTGGCCTATGCCGCCACTGCCATCCTCTTCGTCATCTCCACCAAGCTGACCACGGCTGCGAACGCCATCCTCCTCCAATACACCGCCCCGGCCTTTGCCGCGGTCTTCGGTATCCGCTACCTGGGAGAGCACCCGCGCCGAAGCGACTGGATCGCCTTGGCAGTGGTCATGGCCGGCATGGTCCTCTTTTTCCTCGACAAGTTGAGTCTCGCCGGCCTCTGGGGCAATCTGGCCGCTCTCACCAGCGGCATCACCTTTGCCTGGATGGCGCTCTTCCTGCGCAAGCAGAAGGATGGCTCGCCCATGGAATCGGTACTGCTCGGCAACCTGCTCGCCGGCCTGGCCGGCATACCCTTCATGACCGGCGATCTGCCCGATGCCGGCGGCTGGCTGCGCCTGGCGGCGCTGGGGGTGGTCCAGCTCGGCATGGCCTATATCTTCTTTACCAAGGCGATCCGCCACGTCACCGCGGTCGAGTCGCTCCTGATCCCGACGGTGGAACCGGTGCTCAACCCGGTCTGGACCATGCTTTTCATCGGCGAGGTACCGGGTCCCCTTTCCCTGTGCGGCGGTGCGATCATCATCGCTGCCGTCCTCGCCCGCGGCCTGGTCCCACTGTTTCGCTACCGGCCGCCGGGCCCCGGCGTAGCGGCCAACGGCCCATCCCCGTAA
- a CDS encoding EamA family transporter: MRSLFESRCRSRHGLLLVVTAAVLWGTVGISSKILYAMTATTPLSVGFFRLAFAVPALLGLSWLTQGSGMLRIERRDLLLMSLMGLMTALYQVCYFSAVERVGVAVATLLTLCSAPVIVALLSLIWCGEKPARNVLIALALAVAGTSLLAWPAGEAGRGAIRMGGYLLALGSAFGYAVVAMVSRSLSGRNQPLQTIAISFTVGALVLAAFVSGYGLSASFTLPGWGLLVYLGLIPTALAYVLFITGIRHTTATAASVCTLVEPLASTVLAWLIFGERLGATGGIGALLMCGAMGFLFAPRRKQPRITLSS, translated from the coding sequence ATGCGTTCACTGTTCGAGTCCCGCTGCCGGTCACGGCACGGGCTACTCCTGGTAGTAACTGCCGCTGTCCTGTGGGGGACGGTCGGCATTTCATCGAAGATTCTCTACGCCATGACGGCAACAACGCCGCTCTCGGTCGGCTTCTTCCGCCTGGCATTTGCCGTCCCTGCCCTGCTCGGCCTGAGCTGGCTCACCCAGGGGTCCGGGATGCTCCGCATCGAAAGGCGCGACCTGCTCCTGATGTCGCTCATGGGCCTCATGACGGCGCTCTACCAGGTCTGCTACTTTTCCGCGGTCGAGCGGGTCGGCGTTGCCGTGGCCACCCTGCTCACCCTTTGCAGCGCGCCGGTCATCGTTGCCCTGTTGTCGTTGATCTGGTGCGGCGAGAAGCCCGCACGCAACGTGCTGATCGCCTTGGCCCTGGCCGTGGCGGGTACGAGCCTGCTCGCCTGGCCGGCAGGAGAAGCCGGCCGGGGAGCGATCCGGATGGGTGGCTACCTGCTGGCGCTCGGCTCGGCCTTTGGCTATGCGGTGGTCGCCATGGTCTCCCGGTCGCTGTCCGGTCGCAACCAGCCGCTCCAGACCATTGCCATAAGCTTTACGGTCGGGGCGCTGGTGCTTGCCGCTTTTGTGTCGGGCTATGGCCTGTCAGCCAGCTTCACCCTGCCGGGCTGGGGCCTGCTCGTCTACCTCGGCCTGATTCCCACGGCGCTGGCCTATGTCCTGTTCATCACCGGCATCCGTCACACCACCGCCACCGCGGCCAGCGTCTGCACCCTGGTCGAACCGCTCGCCTCGACGGTGCTGGCCTGGCTGATCTTCGGCGAACGGCTCGGGGCAACAGGCGGCATCGGCGCACTGCTCATGTGCGGCGCCATGGGCTTTTTGTTCGCACCGCGCCGGAAACAGCCGAGGATCACCCTGTCATCGTGA
- a CDS encoding DUF4124 domain-containing protein, giving the protein MRVWWWGVTHRAFSPLPGTVFSGTKQGESMVVRRSGEGIMKWMLVLLLFIAVPAFGEIYTWTDARGTRHYTNSMYEVPERYRAKVKILDLGPPPPVAATPQQPPPAAAPITVMPETRNATPPPVRVDRRRRGQTPGERDN; this is encoded by the coding sequence ATGAGGGTCTGGTGGTGGGGCGTGACCCATCGTGCGTTTTCCCCGTTGCCAGGGACGGTTTTCTCTGGTACGAAACAGGGAGAGAGCATGGTCGTGCGCAGATCTGGGGAGGGAATCATGAAATGGATGCTGGTCCTGTTGCTGTTCATTGCCGTTCCCGCCTTCGGGGAGATCTATACCTGGACCGATGCCCGTGGGACCCGGCACTATACCAACAGCATGTATGAAGTCCCCGAGCGGTATCGCGCCAAGGTCAAGATCCTCGACCTGGGGCCGCCGCCACCGGTTGCGGCCACGCCACAGCAGCCGCCGCCTGCAGCCGCGCCGATTACCGTCATGCCCGAAACCCGGAATGCGACCCCCCCGCCGGTCCGTGTCGACCGGCGGAGGAGAGGGCAGACTCCCGGAGAACGCGACAATTGA
- a CDS encoding MerR family transcriptional regulator encodes MSFDKTWYTLDEAVEKFGVELSMILKWVDEGIVRSEDLEKKVIRVNADDLELKVQEMTGI; translated from the coding sequence ATGTCATTCGACAAAACCTGGTACACCCTGGACGAGGCAGTGGAGAAATTCGGCGTGGAACTGAGCATGATCCTCAAGTGGGTGGATGAGGGGATTGTTCGTTCCGAGGATCTGGAGAAGAAGGTGATTCGGGTCAATGCCGACGATCTGGAACTCAAGGTGCAGGAGATGACCGGAATCTGA
- a CDS encoding DUF454 family protein — MSHPREGHDTKKLPPAPQSRHVRHPVLRWALLIIGLAATIFGIIGIFLPLVPTVPLLLLAAACFARSSERFHTWLIEHRHFGPLIRDYLKGSGIPRRAKVSAITLVWLTIPPSALFIVPVLWVKILLFAVAAGISLYLLRLPTRTDSHNSNP, encoded by the coding sequence ATGTCACATCCGCGGGAAGGTCATGACACCAAGAAGCTGCCACCGGCACCGCAGAGCCGGCATGTGCGCCATCCCGTCTTACGCTGGGCACTGCTGATCATCGGCCTGGCAGCAACCATCTTCGGCATCATCGGCATCTTTCTCCCGCTCGTACCGACCGTCCCGCTGCTGCTCCTGGCAGCGGCCTGCTTTGCCCGCAGTTCGGAGCGTTTCCATACCTGGCTCATCGAGCACAGGCATTTCGGACCGCTGATTCGCGATTACCTGAAAGGTTCCGGCATACCCAGGCGGGCAAAGGTGTCGGCCATAACCCTTGTCTGGCTGACCATCCCCCCATCGGCCCTGTTCATCGTACCCGTGCTCTGGGTAAAGATCCTGCTCTTTGCAGTTGCCGCCGGGATATCCCTCTACCTGCTCCGCCTGCCGACACGCACGGACTCCCATAACAGCAATCCCTGA
- a CDS encoding ferritin, producing the protein MGSKAREIIGMDVDELLNLLRRAYADEWLAYYQYWLGAKLVKGPMKDAVGAELLQHATEELMHADMVAMRIIQLGGTPVTKPEDWYKLTNCGYEAPDDPFVKTLLMQNIKGEQCAIGVYKKLMDITREKDPVTYNMVLQILQQEVEHEEDLQALLEDFELMMQAVRG; encoded by the coding sequence ATGGGATCAAAGGCGCGTGAAATTATCGGCATGGATGTAGATGAACTTCTGAACCTGCTGCGGCGGGCCTACGCCGATGAGTGGCTGGCCTACTACCAGTACTGGCTCGGCGCCAAGCTGGTCAAAGGCCCGATGAAAGACGCCGTCGGCGCGGAACTGCTCCAGCATGCAACGGAAGAGCTCATGCACGCCGACATGGTGGCCATGCGGATCATCCAGCTCGGAGGAACTCCGGTAACCAAGCCGGAGGACTGGTACAAACTGACCAACTGCGGCTACGAGGCACCTGACGACCCCTTCGTGAAGACGCTGCTGATGCAGAATATCAAGGGAGAGCAGTGTGCCATCGGCGTCTACAAGAAACTCATGGACATCACCAGGGAGAAGGACCCGGTAACCTACAACATGGTCCTGCAGATCCTCCAGCAGGAGGTTGAGCATGAAGAGGACCTCCAGGCGCTTTTGGAAGATTTCGAGCTGATGATGCAGGCGGTGCGGGGCTAA
- a CDS encoding DEAD/DEAH box helicase, with protein sequence MSFAELNLSPVILKAIENCGYTEPTQIQAEAIPKALAGRDLIASAQTGTGKTAAFVLPSLQRISQPATATGRGPRVLVLTPTRELANQVTDAVRTYGKFMRVRSGAILGGMPYREQLRLLSVPVDLIVATPGRLIDHLERGRLDLSRLEMLVLDEADRMLDMGFVEDVEKIAAATPASRQTLLFSATMDHRIKKLAGGLLKEPEVVQITPSQVTHANIEQRLLVADSLPHKNRLLQHLLADTEVSKAIIFSATKRDADSLAKELSAQGHKAAALHGDMPQGARNRTISNMHRGQLRFLVATDVAARGLDVTGISHVINYDLPKYAEDYVHRIGRTGRAGASGIAISFVSHSEISYLDRIERYTGAQLPLHVIPGLEPLHPLRRLAAGKGGGGGQRRGTGANQGRGQRSAAGAAGNGSAHAAKRPWGAPKRQDRDPVVVYRQNKSNRQG encoded by the coding sequence ATGTCTTTTGCTGAACTGAATCTCTCCCCCGTCATCCTCAAGGCTATCGAAAACTGCGGCTATACCGAGCCGACCCAGATCCAGGCCGAGGCAATTCCCAAGGCTCTGGCCGGCCGCGACCTGATCGCCTCTGCCCAGACCGGCACCGGCAAGACAGCGGCCTTTGTGTTGCCGTCGCTGCAGAGGATATCCCAGCCCGCAACCGCCACCGGGAGGGGACCGCGCGTACTGGTGCTGACCCCGACCCGCGAGCTGGCCAACCAGGTCACCGATGCGGTGCGTACCTATGGGAAGTTCATGCGGGTCAGAAGCGGCGCCATTCTCGGCGGCATGCCCTATCGCGAGCAGCTGCGCCTCCTTTCGGTCCCGGTTGACCTGATCGTCGCCACTCCCGGTCGTCTCATCGACCATCTGGAGCGGGGGCGGCTTGACCTGTCCCGCCTGGAGATGCTGGTGCTGGATGAGGCCGACCGGATGCTCGATATGGGATTTGTCGAGGATGTGGAGAAGATCGCCGCGGCAACGCCGGCCAGTCGTCAGACCCTGCTCTTTTCCGCCACCATGGACCACCGGATCAAGAAGCTGGCCGGTGGCCTGCTGAAAGAGCCTGAAGTCGTGCAGATAACCCCCAGCCAGGTTACCCATGCCAATATCGAACAGCGGCTCCTGGTTGCCGACAGCCTTCCCCACAAGAACCGCCTGTTGCAGCATCTCCTGGCCGACACGGAAGTGTCGAAGGCGATCATCTTCTCCGCCACCAAGCGGGATGCCGATTCGCTTGCCAAGGAACTGTCCGCCCAGGGTCACAAGGCGGCAGCTTTGCACGGCGACATGCCCCAGGGTGCCCGCAACCGCACCATCAGCAACATGCACCGGGGTCAGCTCCGCTTCCTGGTTGCCACCGACGTGGCTGCCCGTGGCCTGGACGTTACCGGCATCAGCCATGTCATCAATTACGATCTGCCCAAATATGCCGAGGATTACGTCCACCGGATCGGCCGGACCGGTCGTGCCGGGGCTTCGGGGATTGCGATATCGTTCGTGTCCCACAGCGAGATCAGCTACCTGGACAGGATCGAACGCTATACCGGTGCCCAGCTGCCGCTGCATGTCATTCCCGGCCTTGAGCCGTTGCATCCCTTGCGCAGGCTTGCTGCCGGCAAAGGGGGGGGCGGTGGACAGCGACGCGGCACTGGTGCAAACCAGGGGAGAGGGCAACGGAGTGCCGCCGGTGCGGCAGGCAACGGTTCCGCACATGCGGCCAAGCGGCCGTGGGGCGCACCCAAGCGTCAGGACCGCGACCCGGTGGTGGTCTACCGGCAGAACAAAAGCAACCGCCAGGGATAA
- a CDS encoding rhomboid family intramembrane serine protease — translation MTQRAMLCPRCRRLIGSSETTCSWCGFDRSKGRWSASAWAQGGLDGDWLVKAIITVTIAFYILSLLLSVRRGSSLNPFSFLAPDQTSMLVLGSTGTIPIARLGRIWTLVSATYLHGGILHLIFNLMAIRQIAPWVNQEFGPSRMFIIYTLGGVGGFVVSFLAGVPFTIGASAAICGLIGALLYYGKSRGGTYGAAVFREVSGWVIGLVLFGLMLPGINNWGHGGGIISGILLGMLLGYEERGRETLFHRVLALACAAVTVAILGWATVSALLIRFGGTMGS, via the coding sequence ATGACGCAGAGGGCCATGCTCTGCCCCCGTTGCCGGCGCCTGATCGGCAGTTCCGAAACAACCTGTTCCTGGTGCGGCTTTGACCGCTCCAAGGGGAGATGGAGCGCCAGCGCCTGGGCCCAGGGGGGTCTCGATGGCGATTGGCTGGTCAAGGCCATCATAACGGTCACCATAGCCTTTTACATCCTTTCCCTGCTCCTGAGCGTCCGGCGCGGTTCGTCTCTCAATCCCTTCAGTTTCCTTGCCCCGGACCAGACCAGCATGCTGGTCCTGGGGAGCACCGGGACGATCCCCATTGCGCGGCTCGGCAGGATCTGGACCCTGGTATCGGCCACCTATCTCCATGGCGGGATTCTCCATCTCATCTTCAACCTGATGGCCATCCGCCAGATTGCCCCCTGGGTCAACCAGGAATTCGGGCCGAGCCGGATGTTCATCATCTACACCCTGGGAGGGGTGGGGGGGTTCGTAGTCTCCTTCCTGGCCGGGGTTCCTTTCACCATCGGCGCTTCGGCCGCAATCTGCGGGCTCATCGGTGCCCTGCTCTATTACGGTAAGAGCCGGGGCGGGACCTATGGCGCGGCGGTCTTTCGCGAGGTGAGCGGCTGGGTGATCGGTCTGGTCCTTTTCGGCCTGATGCTGCCGGGGATCAACAACTGGGGGCACGGTGGCGGGATCATCAGCGGAATTCTCCTGGGGATGCTGCTGGGGTATGAGGAGCGCGGCCGGGAGACCCTTTTCCACCGGGTCCTGGCATTGGCCTGTGCCGCGGTTACCGTGGCCATATTGGGCTGGGCCACCGTAAGTGCCCTCCTGATCAGGTTTGGTGGCACGATGGGCTCGTGA